The window TATGTACGCGGTCGATTTTTATTCTTCCCTTAACGTAGTCCTCCACTTATTCCATTCTGTCTGACCACTTATGAACTTAACTGAACTCAAGAAAAAACCCATTGGCGAACTCATTAAAATTGCGGAGTTTATGGGCCTTGAAGGCATGGCACGTAACCGCAAACAAGATATTATTTTTGCTATTTTGAAACGCCATGCAATGAATGGCGAAGAAATTTTTGGTGATGGCGTTCTCGAAATCCTATCTGATGGTTTTGGTTTTTTACGCTCCGCTGCTGGTTCATATTTAGCTGGACCAGATGACATTTATGTCAGCCCATCCCAAATTCGCCGTTTTAACTTACGTACTGGTGACACAATCACAGGCACAATTCGCCCACCTAAAGAAGGTGAGCGCTATTTCGCCTTATTAAAAGTCAACCAAATTAATTACGACACTCCCGAAAACTCTCGTAATAAAATTTTATTCGAAAACTTAACCCCTCTATTTCCAACTGAACAACTTGTAATGGAATTAGGGAATGGTACAACTGAAGATTTAACAGCACGTGTTGTCGATTTAGTTGCACCAATCGGTAAAGGTCAACGTTCAATCATTGTCGCACCGCCTAAAGCGGGTAAAACAATGTTATTACAGAACATCGCGCAATCAATTGTACGTAATAATCCAGAAGTTTTCCTTATCGTTCTTTTAATCGACGAACGCCCTGAAGAAGTGACGGAAATGGAACGTACTGTTCGTGGTGAAGTCGTTGCATCTACATTTGATGAATCACCTGCACGTCACGTTCAAGTTGCAGAGATGGTCATCGAAAAAGCAAAACGCTTAGTTGAGCATAAAAAGGATGTTGTTATTCTTCTTGACTCAATTACCCGTCTAGCACGTGCATATAACACTGTTATCCCTTCTTCTGGCAAAGTCTTAACGGGTGGTGTGGATGCACATGCATTAGAGCGACCAAAACGTTTCTTTGGTGCGGCCCGTAATATCGAAGAAGGCGGTTCACTCACCATTATCTCTACTGCTTTGATTGAAACTGGCAGTAAGATGGATGATGTAATCTACGAAGAGTTCAAAGGTACAGGTAACCAAGAAATTACACTTGATCGCCGTATTGCTGAAAAACGCGTATTCCCTGCAATGAATATCAAGAAATCAGGAACACGTCGTGAAGAGCGCCTTATGGATGAAGACAACCTTCGTAAAGTATGGATTCTCCGCAAACTACTCCACCCAATGGATGAGTTAGCAGCGATGGAGTTCTTATTGGATCGAATGAAAGAAACCAAAACCAATGATGACTTTTTTGATCAGATGAAACGAAAAGCAGCAAATTGATTGGTACCGTTACATAAAACAACAGCCACCTTTATGGTGGCTGTTGTTATTTGGTTGACAAGGTTACACAATAGTTACAATTTAACCAAATTTACTCAAGATCCTCTATCTTATTGATAAAAAAATGAATAAATAGCTAATTAACAGCGATTTATACAAAATCTCCGATTTATAAACACTAATTTATAGTTATTTTCTATCAAAAAATAACCAATTTTTGTCCATTTTTGTCGTTTTGC is drawn from Acinetobacter suaedae and contains these coding sequences:
- the rho gene encoding transcription termination factor Rho produces the protein MNLTELKKKPIGELIKIAEFMGLEGMARNRKQDIIFAILKRHAMNGEEIFGDGVLEILSDGFGFLRSAAGSYLAGPDDIYVSPSQIRRFNLRTGDTITGTIRPPKEGERYFALLKVNQINYDTPENSRNKILFENLTPLFPTEQLVMELGNGTTEDLTARVVDLVAPIGKGQRSIIVAPPKAGKTMLLQNIAQSIVRNNPEVFLIVLLIDERPEEVTEMERTVRGEVVASTFDESPARHVQVAEMVIEKAKRLVEHKKDVVILLDSITRLARAYNTVIPSSGKVLTGGVDAHALERPKRFFGAARNIEEGGSLTIISTALIETGSKMDDVIYEEFKGTGNQEITLDRRIAEKRVFPAMNIKKSGTRREERLMDEDNLRKVWILRKLLHPMDELAAMEFLLDRMKETKTNDDFFDQMKRKAAN